From the Paludisphaera mucosa genome, one window contains:
- a CDS encoding hemolysin family protein, whose protein sequence is METSHFFIISGLILVNAYFVAAEFALVKVRTSQIDQLAEQGNWAARLTSKALDRLDLYLSASQIGITVASLALGRAIEKWIDPLMEHILAMVGLAHSRLAVGGMSIALVPILSLTFVTFLHMALGEQAPKTLAIRLPRVVALVTAPPLVLLAYVFWPAIWLLNTLSNLTLKVLGLGGGSAEEITHTDEEIRHILAESVEGGHLSRSERMMIENVLTLEEKTARRVMIPRPDIVYMSLSRPLEENLKLARQAGHTRYPLCEDDLTSVIGMIHVKDVFRSGGFQTGRVDLRQLARKAPYLPVTLRLDQLLLEFQRNKVHLAMLLDEYGSVVGMVTLENVLEELVGPIQDEFDRESPDVTPLGEGVFEVEASCPLDRLEEAVGVKLPETDAETAGGLILDLLGRLAHKGDYVEIEGHRFTVLKADPTRVRRIRIEPIRPEAEAESRPGRSAEAS, encoded by the coding sequence ATGGAGACGTCCCATTTCTTCATCATCTCGGGCCTGATCCTGGTCAACGCCTACTTCGTCGCGGCCGAGTTCGCGCTGGTGAAGGTCCGGACCAGCCAGATCGATCAGCTCGCCGAGCAGGGGAACTGGGCCGCCCGGCTGACGAGCAAGGCGCTCGACCGGCTGGACCTCTACCTGTCGGCCTCGCAGATCGGCATCACGGTCGCGAGCCTCGCGCTGGGGCGGGCGATCGAGAAGTGGATCGACCCGCTCATGGAGCACATCCTGGCGATGGTCGGGCTGGCTCATTCGCGGCTGGCCGTCGGCGGGATGTCGATCGCCCTGGTGCCGATCCTCTCGCTGACCTTCGTCACGTTCCTGCACATGGCCCTGGGCGAGCAGGCGCCCAAGACGCTGGCGATCCGGCTGCCGAGGGTGGTGGCCCTGGTGACCGCGCCGCCGCTCGTGCTGCTCGCCTACGTCTTCTGGCCGGCGATCTGGCTGCTCAACACCCTCAGCAACCTGACGCTCAAGGTCCTGGGCCTGGGCGGGGGGAGCGCCGAGGAGATCACGCACACCGACGAGGAGATCCGCCACATCCTGGCCGAGAGCGTCGAGGGGGGCCACCTCTCGCGCTCCGAGCGGATGATGATCGAGAACGTGCTGACCCTCGAAGAGAAGACCGCCCGGCGGGTCATGATCCCCCGCCCCGACATCGTCTACATGAGCCTGTCGCGGCCCCTGGAAGAGAACCTCAAGCTCGCCCGCCAGGCGGGACACACGCGGTACCCGCTCTGCGAGGACGACCTGACCTCCGTGATCGGCATGATCCACGTCAAGGACGTCTTCCGCAGCGGCGGCTTCCAGACCGGCCGGGTCGACCTCCGTCAGCTCGCCCGCAAGGCCCCCTACCTGCCCGTCACCCTGCGTCTGGACCAGCTCCTGCTGGAGTTCCAGCGCAACAAGGTCCACCTGGCGATGCTCCTCGACGAGTACGGCAGCGTGGTCGGCATGGTCACGCTGGAGAACGTCCTGGAGGAGCTGGTCGGGCCGATCCAGGACGAGTTCGACCGCGAGTCCCCCGACGTCACGCCGCTTGGCGAGGGCGTCTTCGAGGTCGAGGCGTCCTGCCCGCTCGACCGCCTCGAAGAGGCCGTCGGCGTCAAGCTGCCGGAGACCGACGCCGAGACCGCCGGCGGCCTGATCCTCGACCTGCTCGGCCGCCTGGCCCACAAGGGGGACTACGTCGAGATCGAGGGCCATCGCTTCACCGTGCTCAAGGCCGACCCCACCCGCGTGCGGCGGATCCGGATCGAACCGATCCGGCCGGAGGCCGAGGCCGAGTCGCGTCCCGGGCGTTCGGCCGAGGCGTCCTGA
- a CDS encoding (Fe-S)-binding protein, translated as MHVSLFITCFNDTLFPGTGKAMVALLERLGHTVAFPMGQTCCGQMHYNSGYQREALPMVRHFVEVFRDAEVVVSPSASCVSMVQEVYARVAEEFGDETLRREVAALAPRVFELSMFLVNELGVEDVGAYFPHRVTFHTTCHSMRMLHIGDAPQRLLRKVRGIDLVELPKADECCGFGGTFAVKNADTSIAMLSDKIRCVLDTRAEYCASADNSCLMHIGGGLHRQRTGVNPIHLAEILACTEEGMPAVGVAAATAAAERNS; from the coding sequence ATGCATGTTTCGCTGTTCATCACCTGCTTCAACGACACCCTGTTCCCCGGCACCGGCAAGGCCATGGTCGCCCTGCTCGAACGGCTCGGCCACACGGTCGCGTTCCCGATGGGGCAGACGTGCTGCGGCCAGATGCACTACAACTCGGGCTACCAGCGCGAGGCCCTGCCGATGGTCCGGCATTTCGTCGAGGTCTTCCGCGACGCCGAGGTCGTGGTCTCGCCGTCGGCCTCGTGCGTGAGCATGGTGCAAGAGGTCTACGCCCGGGTCGCCGAGGAGTTCGGCGACGAGACGCTCCGCCGCGAGGTCGCCGCCCTGGCCCCCCGGGTCTTCGAGCTGTCGATGTTCCTCGTGAACGAGCTGGGCGTCGAGGACGTCGGGGCCTACTTCCCGCACCGCGTCACCTTCCACACGACCTGCCACTCGATGCGGATGCTGCACATCGGCGACGCGCCGCAGCGGCTGCTCCGCAAGGTGCGCGGGATCGACCTGGTCGAGCTGCCCAAGGCCGACGAGTGCTGCGGGTTCGGCGGCACGTTCGCGGTCAAGAACGCGGACACGTCGATCGCCATGCTGTCGGACAAGATCCGCTGCGTCCTGGACACCCGCGCCGAGTACTGCGCGTCGGCCGACAACTCGTGCCTGATGCACATCGGCGGCGGCCTCCACCGCCAGCGGACGGGGGTCAACCCGATCCACCTGGCCGAGATCCTGGCCTGCACCGAGGAAGGTATGCCGGCCGTGGGCGTCGCGGCGGCGACGGCGGCCGCCGAAAGGAATTCCTGA
- a CDS encoding LutC/YkgG family protein, protein MTSSRETVLNRIRAALKDVPASERPEDVAVDRSYEHVDHAPERERLERFIERVREYKAKVKVTRVEGLAAAIAASCAARNVSRLVVPADLPEGWAPAGVTLIAEPGLSNDELEHSDGVLTACALGISQTGTVVLDSGPGQGRRAISLVPDYHLCVTFQEQVVGLVPEAVVKLQSAAESPDRPITFISGPSATSDIELNRVEGVHGPRTLEVIVVTALDVE, encoded by the coding sequence GTGACGTCGTCGCGAGAAACCGTCTTGAACCGCATCCGGGCCGCCCTGAAAGACGTCCCCGCCTCCGAGCGCCCGGAAGACGTCGCCGTGGACCGCTCGTACGAGCACGTCGACCACGCCCCCGAGCGCGAGCGTCTCGAACGCTTCATCGAGCGGGTCCGCGAGTACAAGGCGAAGGTGAAGGTCACGCGCGTCGAGGGCCTCGCCGCCGCGATCGCGGCGTCCTGCGCCGCCCGGAACGTATCCCGCCTCGTCGTGCCGGCGGACCTCCCCGAAGGCTGGGCGCCGGCCGGCGTGACGCTGATCGCCGAGCCCGGACTGTCCAACGACGAGCTGGAGCACAGCGACGGCGTGCTGACCGCATGCGCCCTGGGCATCTCGCAGACCGGGACCGTCGTGCTCGACAGCGGGCCCGGCCAGGGCCGACGCGCGATCAGCCTGGTCCCCGACTACCACCTCTGCGTGACCTTCCAGGAGCAGGTCGTCGGCCTCGTCCCCGAGGCCGTCGTGAAGCTGCAGTCCGCCGCCGAGTCGCCGGATCGGCCGATCACGTTCATCTCCGGGCCCTCGGCCACCTCCGACATCGAATTGAATCGCGTCGAAGGGGTGCACGGCCCGCGGACGCTCGAAGTGATCGTCGTCACTGCGCTCGACGTGGAGTGA
- a CDS encoding LutB/LldF family L-lactate oxidation iron-sulfur protein, which yields MSREGVPPLPTKRPAMAFEDAARLSLGDTQLRFNMGKATTTIRGKRTKVVDEMPDWEALREAGRAIKDRTLRHLDKYLIQLEESVARVGGKVHWAADAEDANRIVAGLVKSHGAREVVKIKSLTTDEIGLNEALAREGIAAYETDLAELIIQLADERSSHILVPAIHKSRAEIRELFRRTLEGTEGLSDDPKALAAAARTHLRKKFLTVPVAISGVNFGVAETGTVCIVESEGNGRMCLTLPKVLISVMGVEKLIPTWRDLEVYLQLLPRSSTAERMNPYTSFWTGLAPPGDGPDEFHLVLLDDGRTKVLADRIGRQALQCIRCSACLNVCPVYQRTGGHAYNSVYPGPIGAILTPQLVGVENAGSLPYASSLCGYCYEVCPVKINIPEVLLHLRGQVVRKKQESFLGRLSPENVSMQGLAKVFSTPRRYAAMQKLGRLGQKLVVKNGVIDRLPGSLGGWTAVRDVYPVAQQTFREWWAERERTVKPKLPPREETRP from the coding sequence ATGTCGCGCGAGGGCGTCCCCCCGCTGCCCACCAAGCGGCCGGCCATGGCCTTCGAGGACGCGGCGAGGCTCTCGCTGGGCGACACCCAGCTCCGCTTCAACATGGGCAAGGCGACCACCACCATCCGCGGCAAGCGGACGAAGGTCGTCGACGAGATGCCCGACTGGGAGGCGCTCCGCGAGGCCGGCCGGGCCATCAAGGATCGGACGCTCCGGCACCTGGACAAGTACCTTATCCAGCTCGAAGAGAGCGTCGCCCGGGTCGGCGGCAAGGTCCACTGGGCGGCCGACGCCGAGGACGCCAACCGGATCGTCGCCGGCCTGGTCAAGTCCCACGGCGCCCGCGAGGTCGTGAAGATCAAGTCGCTGACCACCGACGAGATCGGCCTCAACGAGGCCCTCGCCCGCGAGGGGATCGCGGCGTATGAGACCGACCTGGCCGAGCTGATCATCCAGCTCGCCGACGAGCGGTCCTCGCACATCCTCGTCCCCGCCATCCACAAGAGCCGCGCCGAGATCCGCGAGCTGTTCCGCCGCACCCTGGAGGGGACCGAAGGCCTCAGCGACGACCCCAAGGCCCTCGCCGCCGCCGCCCGCACCCACCTGCGGAAGAAGTTCCTCACCGTCCCGGTCGCGATCAGCGGGGTCAACTTCGGCGTGGCCGAGACCGGGACCGTCTGCATCGTCGAGTCCGAGGGGAACGGCCGGATGTGCCTGACCCTGCCGAAAGTCCTGATCTCGGTGATGGGCGTCGAGAAGCTCATCCCGACCTGGCGCGACCTGGAGGTCTACCTGCAGCTCCTGCCGCGTTCGAGCACGGCCGAGCGCATGAACCCCTACACCTCGTTCTGGACCGGGTTGGCCCCGCCGGGCGACGGGCCCGACGAGTTCCACCTGGTCCTGCTCGACGACGGCCGGACCAAGGTCCTCGCTGACCGGATCGGCCGCCAGGCGCTCCAGTGCATCCGCTGCTCAGCCTGCCTCAACGTCTGCCCCGTCTACCAGCGGACCGGCGGCCACGCGTACAACTCGGTCTACCCCGGCCCCATCGGCGCCATCCTGACGCCCCAGCTCGTGGGCGTCGAAAACGCCGGCTCGCTCCCGTACGCCTCGTCGCTCTGCGGCTACTGCTACGAGGTCTGCCCGGTGAAGATCAACATCCCCGAGGTCCTGCTCCACCTCCGCGGCCAGGTCGTCCGGAAGAAGCAAGAATCCTTCCTCGGCCGCCTCTCGCCCGAGAACGTGTCGATGCAGGGCCTCGCCAAGGTCTTCTCGACGCCGCGGCGCTACGCGGCGATGCAGAAGCTCGGCCGGCTGGGCCAGAAGCTCGTCGTCAAGAACGGGGTGATCGACAGGCTCCCCGGCAGCCTCGGCGGCTGGACGGCCGTCCGCGACGTCTACCCCGTCGCCCAGCAGACCTTCCGCGAGTGGTGGGCCGAGCGCGAGCGGACCGTGAAGCCCAAGCTGCCCCCCCGCGAGGAGACCCGGCCGTGA
- a CDS encoding alkaline phosphatase family protein, with protein sequence MKILVIGLDGAAPEILLGDERLSTIRSLMEIGCYGRLDNVLAPGSAPAWMCLATGQDPGSLGFYGSRNRHDHETQLVDARSFQAPTMWEQVAKEGGRSILVDVPPGYPPRPVDGISVCCLPPPDAVDGTLTHPPEVATAIEKLVGTYAVDPRDFRTDDEAGLSHKILAVSRKQFTVVRHLMENEPWDYFHFVELGLDWIQRAFGRVQDAEGPSAEVVRDYYLHLDEELAKVLDLLTEDTVVLVVSVQDARAGRSFGGASEPSSQIREGDPADDKGDRVHHGAFILASPQVPPVGEVEGARLLDIAPTLLELAGHPPLPDAQGRNILEGRLPTEPPPGDAIDDDELVRERLRGLGYIG encoded by the coding sequence ATGAAGATCCTGGTCATCGGTCTCGACGGCGCCGCGCCCGAGATCCTGCTCGGCGACGAACGGCTCTCCACGATCCGGAGCCTGATGGAGATCGGCTGCTACGGCCGCCTGGATAACGTCCTCGCTCCCGGCTCTGCCCCGGCCTGGATGTGCCTGGCCACCGGGCAAGATCCCGGCTCTCTGGGCTTCTACGGCTCCCGCAACCGACACGACCACGAGACGCAGCTCGTCGACGCGCGGTCGTTCCAGGCTCCGACCATGTGGGAGCAGGTCGCGAAGGAGGGGGGCCGGTCGATCCTCGTCGACGTGCCCCCCGGATATCCTCCGAGGCCGGTGGACGGCATCTCGGTCTGCTGCCTCCCCCCGCCCGACGCGGTCGACGGGACACTCACGCATCCGCCCGAGGTCGCGACCGCGATCGAGAAGCTCGTCGGGACCTATGCCGTCGACCCCAGAGACTTCCGGACCGACGACGAGGCAGGGCTGAGCCACAAGATCCTGGCCGTGAGCCGCAAGCAGTTCACGGTCGTACGGCACCTCATGGAGAACGAGCCCTGGGACTACTTCCACTTCGTGGAGCTCGGCCTGGACTGGATCCAGCGCGCCTTTGGGCGCGTCCAAGACGCCGAGGGCCCGTCCGCCGAGGTCGTCCGCGACTACTACCTGCACCTCGATGAGGAGCTGGCTAAGGTGCTGGATCTCCTGACCGAGGACACGGTCGTCCTGGTCGTCTCGGTCCAAGACGCCCGCGCCGGGCGGTCCTTCGGCGGCGCCTCAGAGCCGTCGTCGCAGATCCGCGAGGGCGACCCCGCCGACGACAAGGGCGACCGCGTCCATCATGGTGCCTTCATCCTGGCGAGCCCCCAGGTCCCGCCGGTCGGCGAAGTCGAAGGCGCCCGCCTCCTGGACATCGCCCCGACCCTTCTCGAACTCGCCGGCCACCCCCCCCTGCCCGACGCCCAGGGTCGCAACATCCTCGAAGGTCGGCTCCCCACCGAGCCCCCCCCGGGCGATGCGATCGACGACGACGAACTGGTCCGCGAACGGCTCCGCGGCCTGGGCTACATCGGCTGA
- a CDS encoding alkaline phosphatase family protein, protein MSSPAIRKVVVIGLDGLEPSVVEAMLAQGSLPNLARLAGDEGVARVATTAPAQTPVAWSTFATGVNPGGHGVFDFLRRDPKTYRIDSGLNHYEQKNPLLPPRAVNQRRGTTVWDLLSAAGLPSTILRCPCSYPPDRLRGSLLAGMGVPDLRGGFGTSTYYTAETDVAARESENVVALVDDGQTPVATHLIGPRNPKTRADFRVDLQLVREPETGVLTIRSAGEPRELRVREGEWSDWLKIKFKLGPLQSAHGIARFLLIRRDPTIVLYASPVNFDPAAPLFPISAPPEFARRLADDVGKFHTAGFVEDHNGLINERISEEQFLAQCEDAWRERRAMMEHELGRFDSGLFYCLFDTPDRVQHMLWRFREPEHPANRGRPANPVLAGAIEDHYRRGDEVVGQVLDHVDDRTLLIVLSDHGFSSFQRQFHLNSWLLREGLLTLKPGLVPGHGAGEFLQGIDWERTQAYAMGLSGLFLNLQGREGRGIVRPEDAAALRQAIAEKLSGARDDERGRVAVRSARPRDQVYAGPHVDEAPDVIVDYAPGHRISWSSSMGGVAEGSLHEDNVKKWSGDHCIDPAATPGVLFMNRPFRREGASLVDLAPTILDALGTDKGPLMEGRTLRP, encoded by the coding sequence TTGAGCAGCCCAGCGATACGCAAGGTCGTGGTCATCGGCCTGGACGGACTGGAGCCGAGTGTCGTCGAGGCGATGCTGGCCCAGGGTTCCCTGCCCAACCTGGCGAGGCTCGCCGGCGACGAAGGGGTGGCGCGGGTGGCCACGACCGCCCCGGCGCAGACGCCCGTCGCCTGGTCGACGTTCGCCACGGGGGTCAACCCCGGCGGCCACGGGGTCTTCGACTTCCTCCGCCGCGACCCGAAGACCTATCGCATCGACAGCGGCCTGAACCACTACGAGCAGAAGAACCCCCTGCTCCCCCCCCGCGCCGTCAACCAGCGCCGGGGGACGACCGTGTGGGACCTCCTCTCGGCGGCCGGGCTCCCCTCGACGATCCTCCGCTGCCCCTGCTCTTACCCGCCCGACCGCCTCCGGGGCTCTCTGCTCGCCGGCATGGGCGTTCCCGACCTCCGCGGCGGCTTCGGCACGTCGACTTATTACACCGCTGAAACCGACGTCGCCGCTCGCGAGAGCGAGAACGTGGTCGCCCTCGTCGACGACGGCCAGACCCCGGTCGCGACCCACCTGATCGGTCCCCGAAATCCCAAGACCCGCGCCGATTTCCGCGTCGACCTCCAGCTCGTCCGCGAACCCGAGACGGGCGTGTTGACGATCCGCTCGGCCGGCGAGCCGCGCGAGTTGCGCGTCCGCGAAGGGGAGTGGAGCGACTGGCTCAAGATCAAGTTCAAGCTCGGCCCGCTCCAGTCGGCGCACGGGATCGCGCGATTCCTGCTGATCCGCCGCGACCCGACGATCGTCCTCTACGCCTCGCCCGTCAACTTCGACCCTGCCGCCCCCCTCTTCCCGATCAGCGCGCCGCCCGAGTTCGCTCGCCGGCTCGCCGACGACGTCGGCAAGTTCCACACGGCCGGCTTCGTCGAGGACCACAACGGCCTGATCAACGAGCGGATCTCGGAGGAGCAGTTCCTGGCCCAGTGCGAGGACGCCTGGCGCGAGCGCCGGGCGATGATGGAGCACGAGCTGGGCCGGTTCGATTCGGGCCTGTTCTATTGCCTCTTCGACACGCCCGATCGGGTCCAACATATGCTCTGGCGATTCCGCGAGCCCGAGCACCCCGCGAACCGAGGCCGGCCCGCGAATCCGGTCCTGGCCGGGGCGATCGAGGACCACTATCGACGCGGCGACGAGGTCGTCGGCCAGGTGCTCGACCACGTCGACGACCGGACGCTGCTGATCGTCCTCAGCGACCACGGCTTCAGCAGCTTCCAGCGCCAGTTCCACCTCAACTCCTGGCTGCTGCGCGAGGGACTCCTCACCCTCAAGCCGGGCCTGGTCCCCGGCCACGGCGCCGGCGAATTCCTGCAAGGGATCGACTGGGAGAGGACCCAGGCCTACGCGATGGGCCTGAGCGGGCTGTTCCTCAACCTGCAAGGGCGAGAGGGCCGCGGGATCGTCCGGCCCGAGGACGCCGCGGCGTTGCGGCAGGCGATCGCCGAGAAGCTCTCGGGGGCCCGCGACGACGAAAGGGGCCGCGTGGCGGTCCGTTCGGCCCGGCCCCGCGATCAGGTTTACGCGGGGCCGCACGTCGACGAGGCGCCTGACGTGATCGTCGACTACGCGCCAGGGCACCGGATCTCGTGGTCGTCGTCGATGGGGGGCGTGGCGGAGGGGTCGCTCCATGAGGACAACGTCAAGAAGTGGTCCGGCGACCATTGCATCGACCCGGCCGCGACGCCCGGCGTCCTGTTCATGAACCGGCCGTTCCGACGCGAGGGCGCGAGCCTGGTCGACCTGGCCCCCACGATCCTCGACGCCCTCGGGACCGACAAGGGCCCGCTGATGGAAGGGAGAACGCTCCGGCCATGA